A stretch of DNA from Amylolactobacillus amylophilus DSM 20533 = JCM 1125:
TATCGATGACCAGCTGATTATTGAAAACCTTCGTTGGCCGAATATTACCATCCAAGTAGGCGTACTCTGGAATTGAGTTGACTTGATCGCCGGCTCTCATCACCGTCACACTGTGGGCTAAGCCACCCAAAAGTGGATCGAGGGGTGCGTTGTCAAACAGTTCGGGCTCCTTGTTGATGTATTTCACCAGGTTGGTTAGTGCATTTACACCAAGTTCAGGAATTGAGCTGTGCACTGCCTTACCGTAGCTCTTGATGCGGTAGTTGAGTGAGCCACAGTGGGCGTAGTTCACGTTGCCGTTGTGTGGTTCGGCAACGACTAAGGCGTTCAAATCATGTGCGTATCCTTTGTCGGTTAGGTAATATGCCCCGGGTGCGCCATATTCTTCACCAATTGTGGCTAAGAACCGTAATTTACCCTTGGGTAAGCGGCCTTCTTGCACTAGTTCTATTAGAGCAACGACGATGGCTGCTAAGCCGCTTTTCATATCACCGGCACCACGGCCATAGACGCGGTCGCCAACGATTGTCGCAGAGAATGGGTTATAGGTCCATTTGCTCTTGTCACTAATGGCGACGGTATCCTGGTGACCGGTGAAACCAAGAATACGCTCGTCTGTGCCCTGGCCAATCTCAGCGACGAGATTAGTTCGACCAGGAAATTGCTCGAATGTCTCGTACTTAATGCCATAATGATCAAATAGCTTTGCGATGTAGTCTGTCACGTTTTTCTCATGATCATTTACTGTGTTAATGCGGATGATGTCTTCTAGAATCTGTACTCTAGTTGCTTGTTCCATGTTTTTACCCTCCCTGGGCCGCTTTTCTAAATTTTGTGTCTGCTAACATTATTAAAACTTTTTGAAAAATAATGCAAATAAAAATTTAAAAAAGAAAATTGTTGACACGGATTGAAATTTGTTTTAATCTAGTCACATTCACATACGAATTTCTAATTGAGACAACAAGTTGATTGGGAAAGTAGTTTCTACAAGCCTGTACAGAAAACCTGCATTTGATGAGAGCGGGGTAGGATACGAGAAATGAAAATGGCCCATGATTGGCACCGCTGAATCTTTAAGCGGTGATGGGGTGGCATCCATTATCATTGCACACGAATTCGGGAGACGTCCCGAGCTCGTTGAAGAGGTGTTTTAACGTAAGTTAAACACGAAGTAGAATGGTAACACGGCGAAGCCCGTTTCTAGTAATAGGAACGGGCTTTTTTTGTTGGTGAAATCAGGGTTCGTAACTAACGGAGGATAAAGAAAATGAAGAAGAATTTGAAGAAGATTATTGTCGGATTTGTAGCGGTGGCACTATCACTTGTGGTGACCGCATGTGGTAATAGCAAAACTAGCTCGGCCAACAAAGAAACAACGGTTAAGGTCGGAATTATCGGCTCAGATGACCGGGTGTGGAACGACATTGCAAAACGCCTGAAGAAGCAGAACATTAACGTTAAGCTGGTGAAGTTTACTAATTATGATCAACCAAACCAAGCGCTAGATGCTGGTGATGTTGATCTAAATGCCTACCAACACATTTATTTCCTGGATAACTGGAATGACGCGCATAACACCGATTTAACACCGATTGGCAACACGGTGATCGCACCACTCGCTGTTTTCTCACACAAAATTAAGAGCATCAAAGAACTGAACAAGGGCGACGTTGTCACACTGCCAAACGACGCAACTAACCAGGCACGTGCGCTGCAATTACTAGAAACAGCCGGCCTGATTACACTGAAGAAGGGCGTTAAGTTCCCAACGCCAAACGATGTTGCAACAAACAAATCAGGTATAAAACTGAAGCCACTCGATGCATCACAAACTGCCCGTTCACTGGACGATGCAACCGCAGCAATCGTGAATAATGGTGTGGCCCTTGATGCGAACCTAAGTTATGATGATGCAATTTACACAGAAAAAATTACGAAAAAATCTGAAATCTGGGTTAATGTGATTGCAGCGCAGAAGAAAGATAAGAACAACAAAGTGTACAAGAAGATTGTTGCTGCTTACCAGAATAAGGCTACCGCTAAGGTAATCAAGGATACTTACAAGGGATCAACCATTCCTGCTTGGAACTACAAGTTCTAATTGTCATTATTGACTATTTATACATAGGAAGAAAAACGCTAAAATTAGACAGTATGCATGAAGCAGAACCGGTAACACAGAAAGATTGAGGTGCGATTTTGGGAGAACCAATTATTAAACTAGACGATATTGTCGTTGACTTTACGACGAAAGACCACGACTTAGTGGCAGTGAACCACGTAGATTTAACGGTCGACAAGGGCGATATCTATGGCATTGTTGGCTATTCTGGCGCAGGTAAAAGTACGCTTGTGCGTGTCATCAATCTTCTGCAACGGCCAACCAGCGGCTCCGTGCACGTCAATGGGCAAGATATTCTGAGTCTGAAGGATGCGGAGCTACGCCAGGCCAGGAAGAAGATCGGCATGATTTTCCAACACTTCAACCTGCTAAATTCGTTAACCATCGAGCAAAATGTTGCATTTCCCCTCAGAACCAGCAAGCTGACTAAGGCTGAGAAGAAGCAAAAGGTCGACGAACTACTGGAACTAGTGGGACTGGCCGATAAGAAGGATAGCTATCCAAGACAATTATCCGGTGGTCAGAAGCAGCGAGTGGGAATTGCCAGGGCGCTCGCTAACGGTCCAGATATCTTGATTTCGGATGAGGCGACCAGTGCCCTTGATCCCAAAACAACGGAAGCAATTCTGAATCTCCTTAGGGATATTAATGAGAAGCTGGGATTAACTATCGTCTTAATCACGCACCAGATGGAAGCCGTGAAACAGGTCTGCAACCGCATTGCCGTGATGGATACTGGGAAGGTAATTGAACGGGGCGAAATTCTCGATATATTCTCTAAGCCTAAACAACCGTTGACGAAGGCCTTTATCGACACGACGACGCGGCTCGATGCAACGCTTAAGGTAATCTATCAGCAAGAAAATGTGCGAAATTTACCAGCTAGCGACAAGTTGATCAAGCTGTCATATGTTGGGGCATCAACGGATGAACCGTTGATTTCCACTCTGTACGAGAAGTTCAACGTTTCGGCTAACATTCTTTACGGCAATATCGAGATACTACGCGGTACACCATTGGGCAACCTCATCGTGATTTTGACCGGAGCGGCGGCAGATACTGATGCTGCTTTGGCATTCATCAACGAACAAGACGTGCAAGTGACCGAGCTTGATCCAAATACTCAAAGTGAGGTGATTGACTAATGGATTTCATTACTAAATATATGCCCAACGTGGTCGCTAACTGGGAAGGCGAATATGGCTTCGTTGGTGCCATTCAACAGACACTTTATATGACGTTTATTAGCGCAATTGTCTCCAGTATTCTAGGGTTGGCAGTTGGTTTGCTTGTAGTGGTCACTGATCAAGACGGAATCGCACCCAATAAAGTTGTTTATAGCATCACCGATAAGCTAATTAACCTTTTTCGGTCAATCCCGTTCATTATTTTATTGGCGGTAATTGGGCCAATAACGAAATTCATCGTGGGTACGACAATTGGTGAAAACGGGGCGCTTGTGCCGCTCATCGTGGGCTGTTTCCCGTTCTATGCGCGCCAGGTGCAAAATGCTTTGGTGCAGGTTGATCCAGGTGTGATCGAGGCTGCTAAGGCAATGGGTGAAACGAACCTGGGAATCGTCTTCCATGTTTATCTGAAGGAAGGACTCCCCGATCTGATTAGAGCGAGTGTCTTAACCGTTATCAGTTTGATTGGTTTGACAGCAATGGCCGGTGCCGTTGGTGCTGGCGGACTTGGTAGTCTTGCAATCAACGTTGGCTATCAGCGCTTTCAGAACGACGTGACCATTCTGGCAACGATTTTCGTCCTCATCCTGGTTTTCGTGGTCCAAGCGATTGGCGATATAATCACACGCAAAGTAACACATTAAGAGTTAGAAAAAGCATCCGTGAGGATGCTTTTTTAATGCCATAATTTAACTCAATATTGATGTACCTACACAAAATTAATGAAGCGATTTTAATTTTGCCTCAATTGAAGTCAGCGATAGTTCCGCAGTATTATCGAAGTGAATCTGAGCTTGGAATGCCTCAGGACCAATTCCAAGTGAGGTCTCTCCCGCTGCGTGAATGCTAGCTACCCCAGCAGAAGAATCTTCGACACCAATCACTTGTGCTGGTTGAAGCTCTAATATTTGGGCTGCTTCTAAAAATATATCAGGAGCTGGCTTACCTGCAGAGACTTTCGCAGGATCAACGATTCCAGTAAAGAAATCTGCGATTCCAAGTCTAGCGATAATTGCTGGTGCATTTCTTGACGCGGATGCCACACTCATGGGGAACCCATGTTGCTTTAGTTCTACAAGGAGCTGATAAATTCCTGGCAAGACGTCCTTTGGAGTGAGGGTCGTGATATATTCATTGTATATTTGGTTCTTTTCCTGCATTAGTTGGTTAATTTCAGCGGCTGTGAACTCATCGTATCTGTGAACGGAGTTTAGGATAAGCGCGATACTAGCGGCGCGATCAATTCCTTTGATACCGGCTTCTAATCGTTCAGTCCAAGGAATAGCTAACTTGAGTGCGATTTGCTGCCATGCCTGTGAATGAAAACGTGCGGTATCCGCAAGAACACCATCTAAATCAAACGCGAATCCTTTGATATCTGTAATTTGGGGCATTTATTTCTCCTCTCATGATTTTTAACGTTTTTTCCGATCTATTACTGATTCTCTCTCAATTAGTTTAAACGGCACCAGAATCGAGTTGCTCATTGAAGGCTCAACAAGCTGTTTAACAGCCATCTCACCCAGTTCTGCCACGTTCACATCAAAGCTTGATAGGTAGGGGTGAATAACTTGGGCAAAAGGCGAGTTGTTGCAGCTTAGTAGTGATAAGTCCTCTGGAATATTGAGGCCTGTTTCATTAATCGCTTGCATTAGATGTAGGGCGAAAATATCATCTACAGCAATTATTGCGTCCGGCTTCAACTCCTTAAGTGTATTGATAAAGAGTGGTGCCTTCTCATCTGTATCTAGTAAGAAAATGGGGGGAGCGACGACGTGATGTTTAAACATTGCCTCCTGGTAGCCTAGGAAGCGGTCTAAGATAAGGATTGGCTCCGTACTATTAGTTACGAAAAGAATTGTTTGATGTCCACGTTCAAGTAGGTACTCGGTTGATTGGACACCCAGAAGATGGTTATCAGTATCAACGGTTTTAACTGGATCGCTTGGTTGCTTACGTGAGCCAATAACTGTAACCTGTTGGTCGTTGTCTAGTAAATAGTCATAGACAGGATCGTCCTGTTCTGAGTACAACATGATAAAGCGTGTCGCTTGGCCACGATTGATTAATAATTTCACGCTCGTTAAGATTTCCTCATACGAGTCACCTGTGGCTGTGTTTACTGTATAAAGTTTCTTTTGTGAAATCCTATTAATTGAAGCTAGTGCGCCAATATAAAAAGGGTTACTCATCTGGTATTTATCCGCCATTGGTGGAAAGACAACACCGATACTTTGTGCATTGGGATTACTCAATGATCTCGCAGCCAGGTTTGGTGTGTAATCAAGCTTCTTCATGGCATTGTGAACTTTTTTCTTTGTTGCCTCTGAGATATCTGGGTTATCGTTCACAACTCTCGATACGGTTGAAGCAGATACTCCTGCGTAAATAGCGACATCTTTAATAGTTACCACATGACCACATCCTTTGACGATTTTATTTTAGACTAACTTTAATAGTATCAGTTAAATCAATATTTTTATCATACAATTTTATTGGTAAAGTTTCACCAACAACCAATTTTATTGTGACTATTGAGGAAACAATAACCTGAAGGGTGCGACCGCGGTAGTTAATGTGGAAACTATAACTAGACCAGTTATGCGGTAGGAATGGTGCGAATGAAAGTTCACCATTCCAAGTACGCATACCAGCAAATCCTTGGACGATGGTAAGCCAAGTACCAGTCATTGACGTGATGTGGAGTCCATCATCCGTATCGTGGTTATAATTATCTAAGTCCAGTCGTGCTGTTCGATTATACATCTCAATAGCTTTATCGTATTCACCTATCTCTGATGCGATAATTGAATGAATTGATGGCGACAATGACGATTCGTGAACTGTCAACGGTTCATAAAAATCAAAGTTTCTTTTCTTTTCTTCAAATGAGAATTGATCACCGAAGAAATAAATACCTTGAAGAACGTCGGCTTGCTTAATAAAGGGCGAACGAAGTATTTTGTCCCAAGACCAATGCTGATTTAATGGGAGATCTTTACTAGGTAATGAGGTGACTGGTCGAATGTCTTTATCAAGGAAAGTATCGTGTTGAACAAAAATACCTAACTCTGAATCAGCCGGGAGATACATGTGTTCAATAATATCTTGCCATTTTGCTAATTCCTTTGAAGAGACATCTACCGAACTCTGCGCACCATATGTCTCGTATGCGTGCTTTGTATATGTCAGTACCCAACGTGCCAGATAGTTGGTATACCAGTTATTGTTGACGTTATTTTCGTATTCATTAGGACCTGTTACACCATGAATCATGTATTGCTTCTTGCGTTTTGAATAATGAACCCTGTCTGCCCAGAAACGACTAATTTCGACCAGAACCTCCAGTCCCTCTTTAGCTAAATAGCTATCGTCGCCGGTATAGTTCGTATAGTTATAAATTGCGTAAGCCATTGCACCGTTACGATGGATCTCTTCAAACGTAATTTCCCATTCATTATGACTCTCGATTCCGTTGAAGGTGACCATTGGGTAGAGCGCTCCGGCCAGCCCTTGCTCAGCTGCATTATGCTTTGCCTGAGGTAATTGGAGATAGCGGTATAGTAAGAGATTTCTAGTCACTTTGGGCTCTGACACACCAAGGTAGAATGGTACAGCATAGGCCTCGGTGTCCCAATAAGTAGCACCACCGTATTTCTCTCCGGTGAATCCTTTTGGTCCAATATTTAAGCGGGAATCTTCACCATAATACGTTGAGAAAAGTTCGAACAAATTAAACCTAATACTTTGTTGTGCCGCATCATCACCATTAATTTCAATATCCGCAGTAGCCCACCGTTTGAGCCAAGCTGCTGTCTGTTCTTGTTCAAGGTCAGCAAAATTATTAGCGGTGTCGGCAAGTATCTTTTTTGCTGTTGTTTGGTGCTCAGAATCTGGTATGTTACGACTAGTGACGATTACTGTCCGCTTCAATAGGCTGGCGTTCGTACCTTCTTGTAAAGAGAATTCTCTTGTGTCGCTTAGTAGTAAATCATTGACCTTTTTTAGTTGTGGTGAAGCATTAACGGTTAGTTGCAAGTCTGTCAGAGCAGAGACAGTAAATCTTTCAGTGCCAAATGGGTTTGCCTTGGTTTTCAGAGAAAGAAAGAGTGCGTTCTGCTCGATTGTGCTGGTGATTGGTTCCCAGAAAGTCTCCTCATAATTTGTATCTTGGTTAGTGATGGTCCCATCAAGTTGGCTTTCTACCGTAATCGTACTATTGCCAGCTATTTGCTCAAACTCAATTTGTTGTACAGCTAGCTCTTTGGTTTTAATTGACAAGAAACGCGAGAAGTTAATCCTGGTTTTAGTGTCGGAGAGCACAACAGTATAACTACGAGTCAAAATACCGTTTTTCATATTTAGTTGTTGATAGTAGTCTTCGTAAGGTGTGGTGGCGAGATCGATCGCGTGTCCATCAATTGTAATTTTGACACTGATGAAATCAACTGCATTAATTACTTTACCGAAGTACTTTGGATAGCCGTTTTTCCACCAACCAACACGCGTCTTATCTGGAAACCAAACGCCAGCGATATATGTTCCCTTCAGACTTTTGCCTGAGTATCCTTCCTCGAAATTTCCGCGCATGCCCATGTAACCATTGCCAATCGAAGTGAGTGACTCCGTGACCAGGTTGGTAGTGTCATTAAACTTGTGGGTCGCAAGTGCCCAGGGATGTATTTCAAAATATGATTGTTTCATTGCTTATCCTTTCTGAATCACAAGGCCGGTCCCGGGCCTGATTGTAGTTGTAATTGTGTTTTGATCTGTACTAAGTAAGACGGCTCCACCTTCGTAATTAGTGCTAATTTGCGGTGGTATACTAGCATTCCTATCCGAAAGATTGGCAATTACTAAATAACTATTGTGTGGGCCTGTACGTTCGAAGATAAACTGGCCTGGATAGGCCGTAAAGATATTTATTTGGCCAATACCGAAAGCCGGATCACTTTTCTTTAGCTGGATGAGTTTTTTATAGAAGCTAAGAACGGAATCGGGATTGGCTTTCTCCTGTGCAATATTTAGGTGGGACCAATTAGGATTAATTGGTAACCAGGGATCACCGATTGAGAAACCGGCATTTTTTGTGTTGTCCCACTGCATGGGGGTTCGGGAATTGTCTCTAGATAACCGACCAATTCTGTTCAGGGCCTGTTTTGAGTTAATGCCTGCTTTCAATGCTTCGTGATACTGTAATTTGGCATCGACTGCATCAAATTGTTCAATAGCTGCAAACGGAAAATTAGTCATACCAATTTCTTGACCTTGATAAATAAATGGAGTCCCGCGAAGAAGTAAGTAGGAAAGAGCTAGTGTTTTAATTGCCGACGGACTTGTTGTGTTGAAGATCGTTGCGGCACGTGGATTATCGTGATTCTCAATGTAAAGGGCGTTCCACCCGTGTGTCAGTTGATCCCTCTGCCAACGATAGATGACATCTTGGTATCTAGGTATGTCGATTACTTCATGGCCTTTGCTGCCGGTCTTTAGATTATGTTCTAGTTCAAAAATCATGTTGATATAGCCTTTTTCGCCCGTCCACTCTGGCGCCTTCTTGCTAGAAACGCCACTTGCTTCGCCAACTGTTAGAATATGGTACTCGTCAAATATTTCCTTCAGTTCTGACATATATTGTTCGATACCAGGTACATTCATGAAGTTACGCCATTTATCGTCTTTATCCATGGGAACTGCCCAGTTCTTTTTCTGAATGTGGCTAATTGCATCTAACCTGAATCCGTCTAGTCCTAAGTTAAGCCAAAAGCGAATCATCTCGTAGATTTCGGTGCGCATCTTAGCGTTCTTCCAATTTAGGTCTGGTTGTTGCTTAGCAAAAATGTGAAGGTAAGACTGTTTGAGGTGTGGTACGTATTCCCAAGCAGATGTGCCAAAAAATGACTCCCAATTATTGGGCGGTGCTTCTTCGGTACTGTCTGCAAATAGGTAGTAGTCATGATACGGATTATCTTTGCCTTTTAAAGCTTCTACAAACCACGGATGCTGGTCACTTGTGTGGTTGACCACTAAATCGAAAAGCACCTTAATATGACGCTGATGACAGGCAGTGATTAAATCTTGGACATCTGCCAAGGTTCCATACTCTGGTTGGATAGCTTCGTAATCGCTGATATCGTAACCGTTATCCACATTTGGTGATTGATAAATGGGGTTAATCCAAATGAAATCAATTCCTAATTCAACCAGGTAATCTAAGCGATTAATAATTCCTTTGATGTCGCCAATACCGTCACCATTTGAATCCTGAAAACTTCTTGGATATATTTGATAGCCAACGCTATTCTGCCACCATTTTTCTGAATTCATTATGTACCAGCTTTCTATTAAATCTTGATGATGAATGCTTCATATGGAAGTAGAGTTATATTCGTCAGAGTCGTTAGTGGATGGGCGACATTCTGAATTAATACTTGCTTTATTGCCATATTGGGTAAGTTGAGTTGTTTTTCTGTACCTGTCCAGTTAACAACTACTAACCATTTTGTTGAATCTAGTGTTCTCGTATATGCAAAAATATCGTCTGAAGTCGCTAAAAGTTCAAATTTTCCGTCGACTAGCACAGGATTTTGTTTACGCAGCTCAATCAGTTTCTGATACGTATAAAAGACGCTGTCTGGATCTTCCAGTGCTGCTGCGACATTAATAGTCGGGAATTGTGGATTTAAAGGTAGCCAAGGTTTTCCGGTTGAAAAACCGCCATTTTGTGTATTGCTCCAAGGTATTGGCCGTCGTGCATTATCACGTGATTTATGATTAATGGCAGCAATTAATTCTGCAGGTTTCTTACCTTGTAGAATTCCGGCTGCATACATGTTCCGTGCTTCAATATCGTTTACCTCGCTGATATCGTTAACCGGGGTATTTGTCAGACCAATTTCTTCGCCCTGGAAGATATATGGAGTACCTTGCATGCCATGAAGTGCGATTGCAAGCATCTTGGCGCTGCGTACACGATATTCTTGATCATTACCGAATTGTGATACGGCTCGAGGCAAGTCGTGATTATTCCAAAATAAAGAATTCCAGCCATTTTGATAAAGTTGTGTTTGCCATTTAGCAAGTACCTGCTTTAATTTGGCGTAATCTAGTGGTCTCGTGTGCCACTTTGACTGACCTGGAATCTCGTCAAGTGTGACGTGCTCAAATTGAAAGACCATTGACAGTTCGTTGCCGGAGGGATTCGAATAACTTTTGGCAATCTCGGGTGTTGCCCCCCAAGTTTCACCAACAGATAGGAAGTCCTTGCCACTAAAGGTTGCTTTATTCATCTCTTCAAGATAAGGGTGCAGTTGTGGACCGTTTGATGTAATTATTTGATCTGGTTCTTTACCGATGAGGTCAATCACATCCATGCGAAAGCCACCAATTCCCATATCTATCCAAAAATTCATCATTGCATAGATGGAATTGCGCATTTTTTTATTTTGCCAGTTTAAATCTGGCTGTTCCTTTGCGAAAAGATGGAGGAAATACTGGCCTGTCTGTGCACTGAACTGCCATGCAGAACCGCTAAAAGTAGACTGGAGATCGTTTGGGATATTGCCATTTTGGCCATCACGCCAGATATAGAAATCCCTAAATTTACTGTCCTTTGATTGGATAGCATTAACAAACCAGGCATGTTGGTCACTTGTATGATTAACAACTAAATCCATGATAATTTTGATATTGCGGCGATCAGCCTCAGCAATCAGTCGCTTCATGTCGTCCATTGTGCCGTAATCGGGATTGATACCCTGATAATCGCTAATATCATACCCGTTATCGACCTGCGGACTCGTGTATACCGGTGAGAGCCAGATACCGCCTATTCCTAGTTTTTCCAGATAGTCAAGTTTAGAAATAATACCGTGAATATCACCGATACCGTCGCCATTGCTATCTTGGAAACTTTTAGGATAAACTTGATAAATAACTTTATTATGCCACCACTGTGCCATGGCTAATCCCCCAATATAACGAAGCCGTCAGCAGCAATTTCTAGTTCTGTACCGTTTGTCTTTGTTTGACCTTGTAGTAAAACGTTACCTGCTGGAACTCTTTGTGCGGTACCAGAGGTATTGAAGTAGCCCGTAATATTTACGCCGTTTTGTTCACGCTCGAAAATAAGTAATTGGTCATCACCTGACCAGCTGATGCTGCCACTTGATAGCAGTTGATGATGTGCTTTTCTAAACTCAACTAGCTCTTTGACAAATTGATATTGTTCAGTGTTTTGTTCAGCTTCATTCCAGACCATTGGCTTACGATTATCTGGGTCCATCGCTCCCGTCATAGCGTATTCGTCACCATAGTAGATGCAAGGGACACCGGGCTGAATGAAGGTGAATGCCATTGTTTGTTGCATTAGAGCCAAATTATTATTGGCTTGCGTCAATAAGCGAGGCGTATCGTGTGAATCTAGCACGTTAAATTGAACTTCGTTAATTGGCTCGCGGTAGAGCACAAGTTGAGAATTTATTTGATCTTGTAAGGTACTGAAGTCCGTCTTTTTAAATACGAAATAATCTAAAATGGCATCGGTATATGCGTAATTCATCACGGCGTCGAACTGGTCCCCATTCAACCAGCTTTGTGACGAGTGCCAAATCTCACCTAGAATATAGAAGTCATCCTTCCTTGAACGACATGCCGCAGCAAATTCACGCCAGAAGTGATGATCCACTTCGTTAGCGACGTCTAGACGCCATGCATCTATGTCAAATTGATCTATCCAATACGTTGCGACATGGAGCAGATACTTTTGCACTTCAGGATTTGCAGTGTTTAGTTTTGGCATGTGTGGTGTGAAGGCGAATGTATCATAAGTAATATCGGTTGCTTGCTCGAAATCCGCTGTTTCCTGGTAAGTTGCTGGAAATTTATTCACGTGAAACCAATTTGCGAATCGTGAATTGGTACCATTGTCAAGTACGTCTTGCCATTGGGGAGATAAATCTCCCATGTGATTGAAGACGGCATCAAGCATTACCTTAATTCCGCGTTTATGGGCTTCTTGTACCAGCTTCCTAAATGTTTCTTTATCACCGAAATCAGGATCGATTTCTAAGTAATCAATCGTGTCGTATTTGTGATTTGAGTGTGCTTTGAAGATAGGGCAGAGATATAAACCGTTTACACCTAAATCGACGAGATGATCCAAGTGATCTATGATACCTTGTAGGTCACCACCGTAGAAGTCTTCTCGTGTTGGGTGCACATCGGAATCCCAAGTCAGCACACCAGCTGGATCGTTTTCCTTATCACCGTTAGCAAAGCGCTCTGGGAAAATTTGGTACCACACGGTAGATTTGACCCACTCTGGAGTTCTAACCATATCTATTTCGTGAAAATACGGTAGTCTAAAATAATTATTTGCGTGGGCACGAACTTCATGACTATCATCAAAAATTCCTTGATCGCCAAAAAATAATGAAGCGCCAGAATTATCAGTTACGATAAAAGCATAGCTAGCTCTACGGTTGTTTAGCTCGATTACTACATGCCAGTAATCGAAATCTTTGGTTGAGAGGTAATTTTTCATTTCATATGGGTGATCATACCAACCGGTATCAATTAAGTA
This window harbors:
- a CDS encoding glycoside hydrolase family 13 protein, translating into MAQWWHNKVIYQVYPKSFQDSNGDGIGDIHGIISKLDYLEKLGIGGIWLSPVYTSPQVDNGYDISDYQGINPDYGTMDDMKRLIAEADRRNIKIIMDLVVNHTSDQHAWFVNAIQSKDSKFRDFYIWRDGQNGNIPNDLQSTFSGSAWQFSAQTGQYFLHLFAKEQPDLNWQNKKMRNSIYAMMNFWIDMGIGGFRMDVIDLIGKEPDQIITSNGPQLHPYLEEMNKATFSGKDFLSVGETWGATPEIAKSYSNPSGNELSMVFQFEHVTLDEIPGQSKWHTRPLDYAKLKQVLAKWQTQLYQNGWNSLFWNNHDLPRAVSQFGNDQEYRVRSAKMLAIALHGMQGTPYIFQGEEIGLTNTPVNDISEVNDIEARNMYAAGILQGKKPAELIAAINHKSRDNARRPIPWSNTQNGGFSTGKPWLPLNPQFPTINVAAALEDPDSVFYTYQKLIELRKQNPVLVDGKFELLATSDDIFAYTRTLDSTKWLVVVNWTGTEKQLNLPNMAIKQVLIQNVAHPLTTLTNITLLPYEAFIIKI
- a CDS encoding glycoside hydrolase family 13 protein translates to MIRSALLHRPESEYAYLEDSTHLVLRFRTAKNDISSVQALAGDTYLIDTGWYDHPYEMKNYLSTKDFDYWHVVIELNNRRASYAFIVTDNSGASLFFGDQGIFDDSHEVRAHANNYFRLPYFHEIDMVRTPEWVKSTVWYQIFPERFANGDKENDPAGVLTWDSDVHPTREDFYGGDLQGIIDHLDHLVDLGVNGLYLCPIFKAHSNHKYDTIDYLEIDPDFGDKETFRKLVQEAHKRGIKVMLDAVFNHMGDLSPQWQDVLDNGTNSRFANWFHVNKFPATYQETADFEQATDITYDTFAFTPHMPKLNTANPEVQKYLLHVATYWIDQFDIDAWRLDVANEVDHHFWREFAAACRSRKDDFYILGEIWHSSQSWLNGDQFDAVMNYAYTDAILDYFVFKKTDFSTLQDQINSQLVLYREPINEVQFNVLDSHDTPRLLTQANNNLALMQQTMAFTFIQPGVPCIYYGDEYAMTGAMDPDNRKPMVWNEAEQNTEQYQFVKELVEFRKAHHQLLSSGSISWSGDDQLLIFEREQNGVNITGYFNTSGTAQRVPAGNVLLQGQTKTNGTELEIAADGFVILGD
- a CDS encoding alpha-glucosidase, which encodes MNSEKWWQNSVGYQIYPRSFQDSNGDGIGDIKGIINRLDYLVELGIDFIWINPIYQSPNVDNGYDISDYEAIQPEYGTLADVQDLITACHQRHIKVLFDLVVNHTSDQHPWFVEALKGKDNPYHDYYLFADSTEEAPPNNWESFFGTSAWEYVPHLKQSYLHIFAKQQPDLNWKNAKMRTEIYEMIRFWLNLGLDGFRLDAISHIQKKNWAVPMDKDDKWRNFMNVPGIEQYMSELKEIFDEYHILTVGEASGVSSKKAPEWTGEKGYINMIFELEHNLKTGSKGHEVIDIPRYQDVIYRWQRDQLTHGWNALYIENHDNPRAATIFNTTSPSAIKTLALSYLLLRGTPFIYQGQEIGMTNFPFAAIEQFDAVDAKLQYHEALKAGINSKQALNRIGRLSRDNSRTPMQWDNTKNAGFSIGDPWLPINPNWSHLNIAQEKANPDSVLSFYKKLIQLKKSDPAFGIGQINIFTAYPGQFIFERTGPHNSYLVIANLSDRNASIPPQISTNYEGGAVLLSTDQNTITTTIRPGTGLVIQKG